The following proteins come from a genomic window of Peromyscus eremicus chromosome 23, PerEre_H2_v1, whole genome shotgun sequence:
- the LOC131898539 gene encoding unconventional myosin-XVIIIb-like: MAISSRLALWEQKESGVWGAVSTGPDSTLARWIREEDKSPPPSSPPPLFSVIPGGFIKQLVRETEKESKEARRRKEAALASPEGETPEVPTNQANKTNPVPKPGSRQTSQDSPSATTKSADIPGREPPGAEDKNAVSVTSTVGERPQESGPAGTPAKRTLPFKRGVRRGDVLLMVAKLDPELAKPEQKTQPRDTPSDKTPAPDTDPGGTKEETTTGTPCGPRAPIPEKTRTRGDGDTGQGTKGGKCQGTEGKRSRDPQTKGQKECESQSTEGQGTGSPAQGAGNKGQEGTSEKEGGGGPKKMEKGGGPKDAGAEVRPMEPPVPTRKWGGPLGPRSKWGSPQSKNREREPRCGDEKMGDRQGTAEPRGQQQEAPGRKEKAGEPQKKPVTPEEHREQPGVAAATQSPEESREAPATEGTVADAVRKEDQPGSRVRGAEEPCVRAEEDVDIVEPRAEGHVASAPKIQVEKPSMQKPVEEEPGLQDPGRGGQSGDSDQVRGRGLWSMKNGKDVP; this comes from the exons ATGGCCATATCGTCACGCCTCGCCCTGTGGGAGCAGAAGGAAAGTGGTGTTTGGGGGGCTGTGTCCACAGGGCCGGACTCCACCCTGGCTAGATGG ATCCGAGAAGAGGACAAGAGTCCCCCTccgtcctccccacctcccctgttcTCTGTCATCCCTGGGGGCTTCATCAAGCAGCTGGTtcgagagacagagaaagagtccAAAGAGGCCAGACGGAGGAAAGAGGCAGCACTCGCCTCCCCAGAAGGAGAA ACCCCAGAAGTTCCCACTAACCAAGCCAACAAGACCAACCCTGTTCCCAAGCCTGGAAGCCGGCAGACTTCCCAGGACAGCCCATCAGCCACCACGAAGAGTGCAGACATTCCAGGCAGGGAGCCCCCAGGGGCTGAAGACAAGAACGCCGTGTCTGTGACCAGCACTGTTGGGGAGCGGCCGCAGGAGTCGGGTCCCGCAGGAACACCAGCCAAAAGGACACTGCCCTTCAAGAGGGGCGTGAGGAGGGGTGATGTGCTGCTGATGGTGGCCAAGCTAGATCCGGAGCTGGCCAAGCCAGAGCAGAAGACTCAACCTCGTGACACCCCCTCGGACAAGACCCCAGCTCCAGACACAGACCCTGGAGGGACAAAGGAGGAGACAACCACGGGGACTCCCTGTGGCCCCCGGGCACCCATACCAGAGAAGACCAGGACTAGGGGTGACGGAGACACAGGCCAGGGCACAAAAGGTGGGAAGTGTCAGGGCACGGAGGGAAAGAGGAGCCGGGACCCCCAGACTAAAGGGCAAAAAGAATGTGAGTCCCAGAGCACGGAGGGGCAGGGGACCGGGTCCCCAGCCCAGGGGGCAGGAAACAAGGGACAAGAGGGGACatcagagaaagaaggagggggtGGTCCAAAGAAGATGGAAAAGGGGGGTGGACCCAAGGATGCAGGCGCTGAAGTGAGACCCATGGAGCCCCCAGTCCCCACGAGGAAGTGGGGAGGTCCCCTGGGCCCAAGGAGCAAGTGGGGCAGTCCTCAGAGtaagaacagagagagggaacCTCGATGTGGGGACGAGAAGATGGGTGACCGCCAAGGCACAGCAGAGCCCAGGGGGCAGCAGCAGGAGGCtccagggaggaaggaaaaggcagGGGAACCCCAGAAGAAGCCGGTGACACCAGAGGAACACCGGGAGCAGCCCGGGGTGGCAGCTGCGACTCAGAGCCCTGAGGAAAGCCGCGAGGCCCCAGCTACGGAAGGGACAGTGGCAGACGCTGTAAGGAAGGAGGACCAGCCAGGAAGCAGGGTGCGGGGAGCGGAGGAGCCCTGTGTGCGCGCAGAGGAAGATGTGGACATTGTGGAGCCTCGGGCAGAAGGTCATGTAGCGTCTGCCCCCAAGATCCAAGTGGAAAAGCCTTCTATGCAGAAGCCGGTGGAGGAGGAGCCGGGCCTGCAGGACCCAGGCCGTGGGGGCCAGAGTGGAGACTCTGACCAGGTGAGGGGTCGTGGGCTGTGGAGCATGAAGAATGGGAAGGACGTGCCCTAG